A single window of Gadus morhua chromosome 22, gadMor3.0, whole genome shotgun sequence DNA harbors:
- the LOC115536228 gene encoding protein rapunzel-like isoform X3: MADIQKTVVKVLICVEKVTSFASSVDPICGIIFPLVRLLRKGLQEDEEAHALEKDFQALHCKIGSISAKNRQCLPQIRMDEVIETYVKHEEFIKHQYKAFGDMVTRVKKNPDAADQYMSTFKRTYEHDKADLGLKVHYDGVMGEGSVFAQPLLLVYLEHCGRDRTVMEHRCSDLRLLFHMGLIALMAYTAVTEDDEEEVAQKWKKRMEEIQSKMEEVLSQCKEASPP; encoded by the coding sequence ATGGCAGACATTCAGAAGACAGTGGTCAAGGTGCTGATCTGTGTGGAGAAGGTCACGTCCTTTGCCTCCTCCGTCGACCCCATCTGCGGCATCATCTTCCCCCTGGTGAGGCTGCTGCGCAAGGGCCtccaggaggacgaggaggcccACGCCCTGGAAAAGGACTTCCAGGCACTGCACTGCAAGATTGGGAGCATCTCGGCCAAGAACCGGCAGTGCCTGCCGCAGATCCGGATGGACGAGGTCATCGAAACCTACGTCAAGCACGAGGAGTTCATCAAGCACCAGTACAAGGCCTTCGGCGACATGGTGACCCGGGTGAAGAAGAACCCGGACGCCGCCGACCAATACATGAGCACCTTCAAGAGGACCTATGAGCATGACAAGGCGGACCTGGGCCTGAAGGTCCACTACGATGGTGTGATGGGGGAAGGCTCCGTGTTCGCCCAGCCCCTCCTGCTGGTGTACTTGGAGCACTGCGGACGCGACCGCACCGTGATGGAGCACCGCTGCTCCGACCTGCGCCTCCTCTTCCACATGGGCCTCATCGCGCTCATGGCCTACACGGCGGTGacggaggacgacgaggaggaggtggcccagAAGTGGAaaaagaggatggaggagatcCAGAGCAAGATGGAGGAGGTTCTGAGTCAATGCAAGGAGGCGAGCCCGCCCTAG
- the LOC115536232 gene encoding hepatoma-derived growth factor yields the protein MPRSNRQREYKPGDLVFAKMKGYPHWPARIDELPEGAVKSPSNKYQVFFFGTHETAFLGAKDLFPYDESKEKFGKPTKRKGFSEGLWEIENNPTVTHEAYEAEEKESLADGKQEAVAVEKAEAEGSSDEDEGALVIDEKNERGGAKRKAGESTEASPKRLKDTGGEGDSKADDKKSNQEAKANNVVGPPSAALSSQSESKAESKSDAPVEEKLSADKPVTESA from the exons ATGCCGAGGTCGAATAGGCAAAGGGAATACAAACCTGGTGATCTGGTGTTCGCCAAAATGAAGGGATATCCACATTGGCCTGCGAGG ATTGACGAGTTGCCCGAAGGAGCAGTGAAGTCACCCTCCAACAAGTATCAGGTGTTCTTCTTTGGCACACATGAAAC GGCCTTCCTGGGGGCCAAAGATCTGTTTCCCTACGATGAATCCAAGGAGAAGTTTGGAAAACCAACCAAAAGGAAAGGCTTCAGTGAGGGACTCTGGGAGATTGAGAACAACCCCACAGTGACGCATGAGGCCTACGAG GCTGAAGAGAAGGAAAGCTTGGCCGATGGGAAACAGGAGGCTGTTGCCGTGGAGAAGGCTGAGGCAGAGGGCAGCAGCGATGAAGACGAGGGTGCCCTGGTCATCGACGAGAAGAACGAACGAGGCGGGGCCAAGCGGAAGGCAGGGGAGTCAACGGAG GCTTCTCCCAAGCGTCTGAAGGACACAGGAGGGGAAGGCGACTCGAAGGCAGACGACAAGAAGTCCAACCAAGAGGCCAAAGCCAACAACGTGGTGGGGCCTCCATCTGCCGCACTCTCCTCACAGAGCGAGTCGAAAGCAGAGTCTAAGAGCGATGCGCCCGTGGAGGAAAAGCTAAGCGCAGATAAG CCTGTGACGGAGAGTGCCTAA
- the LOC115536228 gene encoding protein rapunzel-like isoform X2: MSSQGNTTRSQTTEQLSGREAGAMADIQKTVVKVLICVEKVTSFASSVDPICGIIFPLVRLLRKGLQEDEEAHALEKDFQALHCKIGSISAKNRQCLPQIRMDEVIETYVKHEEFIKHQYKAFGDMVTRVKKNPDAADQYMSTFKRTYEHDKADLGLKVHYDGVMGEGSVFAQPLLLVYLEHCGRDRTVMEHRCSDLRLLFHMGLIALMAYTAVTEDDEEEVAQKWKKRMEEIQSKMEEVLSQCKEASPP; this comes from the exons ATGTCGTCGCAAGGTAACACGACGAG ATCTCAAACTACAGAGCAGCTGAGCGGCCGTGAAGCAGGAGCCATGGCAGACATTCAGAAGACAGTGGTCAAGGTGCTGATCTGTGTGGAGAAGGTCACGTCCTTTGCCTCCTCCGTCGACCCCATCTGCGGCATCATCTTCCCCCTGGTGAGGCTGCTGCGCAAGGGCCtccaggaggacgaggaggcccACGCCCTGGAAAAGGACTTCCAGGCACTGCACTGCAAGATTGGGAGCATCTCGGCCAAGAACCGGCAGTGCCTGCCGCAGATCCGGATGGACGAGGTCATCGAAACCTACGTCAAGCACGAGGAGTTCATCAAGCACCAGTACAAGGCCTTCGGCGACATGGTGACCCGGGTGAAGAAGAACCCGGACGCCGCCGACCAATACATGAGCACCTTCAAGAGGACCTATGAGCATGACAAGGCGGACCTGGGCCTGAAGGTCCACTACGATGGTGTGATGGGGGAAGGCTCCGTGTTCGCCCAGCCCCTCCTGCTGGTGTACTTGGAGCACTGCGGACGCGACCGCACCGTGATGGAGCACCGCTGCTCCGACCTGCGCCTCCTCTTCCACATGGGCCTCATCGCGCTCATGGCCTACACGGCGGTGacggaggacgacgaggaggaggtggcccagAAGTGGAaaaagaggatggaggagatcCAGAGCAAGATGGAGGAGGTTCTGAGTCAATGCAAGGAGGCGAGCCCGCCCTAG
- the si:dkey-266f7.9 gene encoding uncharacterized protein si:dkey-266f7.9: MYQTLIQLFLIARVVCPTGGAIQGPVYDDTPLPEFLNPSWMSGLPDSSLLSEVTMPGTHNTMAVFGGALAECQSWSLGSQLRAGVRFLDVRVRHVKGNLTIHHGVSYQRAHFGHVLQGVVDFLDEYPSETVLMRVKEELSETYNIYGAVVSYVHRYASWDMLWHSRLMPTVGQARGKLIILQDFHGPDLGMRYGSLDIADDWKVPSLLQVPKKWQSVHKHLELAPVGNMAQMFLTYTSGTGVFAYPSAVAQRINAQLYNYLTGKTGKDHRFGVIIMDYPAAPIIQMIIDFN, translated from the exons ATGTATCAGACACTAATACAGCTGTTTCTCATTGCCCG AGTCGTCTGCCCGACTGGTGGCGCCATCCAAGGACCCGTCTACGATGACACGCCCCTCCCAGAGTTCCTCAACCCTTCCTGGATGTCCGGCCTCCCCGACAGCTCACTCCTCTCCGAGGTCACCATGCCGGGCACCCACAACACCATGGCTGTGTTTGGAGGCGCTCTCGCCGAATGCCAGTCCTGGAGCCTTGGGTCCCAGCTCCGTGCCGGTGTGCGCTTCCTGGATGTGCGCGTGCGCCACGTGAAGGGGAACCTCACCATCCACCACGGCGTGTCCTACCAGAGGGCCCACTTCGGCCATGTCCTGCAGGGCGTGGTGGACTTCCTGGACGAGTATCCCAGCGAGACCGTGCTGATGCGTGTGAAGGAGGAGTTGAGCGAGACGTACAACATCTACGGCGCCGTGGTGAGCTACGTCCACCGCTACGCCAGCTGGGACATGCTGTGGCACAGCCGGCTCATGCCAACCGTGGGGCAGGCCCGGGGGAAGCTCATCATCCTGCAAGACTTCCACGGACCGGACCTGGGAATGCGCTATGGTTCCCTTGACATAGCTGATGACTGGAAG GTACCCTCCTTACTGCAAGTGCCGAAGAAGTGGCAGAGTGTTCACAAACATCTGGAATTGGCCCCAGTGGGAAACATGGCCCAGATGTTTCTCACCTACACTAGTGGGACTGGGGTCTTCGCCTACCCAAGTGCCGTGGCCCAGCGTATCAATGCCCAACTGTACAACTACTTGACTGGCAAAACGGGGAAGGACCACCGCTTTGGAGTCATCATCATGGACTACCCAGCAGCCCCCattattcaaatgattattGACTTCAACTGA
- the prcc gene encoding proline-rich protein PRCC, whose translation MSLVAYASSDDSDSEETSTSVAPESKPSRGLFSVLPAPKKATSSALRSEEPSRQAKSSISSRATSVQDGPDSQPQKGGLLFDLPKPKKRTEPVKITIPKIQRENSDSDDDEPKRKRLSQPQGSGTGLSSLLPQPRNMSVKAMNRPLIPYTLTKAVEPKGLKAAALAKGFGSSASPSAIKAAAKSAALQLARQIAAEDHDEEDVAPENYFSLGESTVSLPVAAAPIPDLESRAPMVTLPFVPSVDEDGQSDAPLDFGSGQEGPGAWSGNPPEYPQPSPDPGAPGFYNQPYYPEANPEQADDDEDDDEPGSSEMFDEEAFMRLQGKRNRGKEEIKFLEIKGDDQLSGNQQWMTKNVTEEKQERKSFSKKKGDQPTGQQRRKHQITYLIHQAKERELELKNNWAENKLTRRQTQAKYGF comes from the exons ATGTCTTTAGTTGCCTATGCAAGCAGTGACGATAGTGATTCCGAAGAAACTTCTACTAGTGTTGCACCGGAGAGCAAACCGAGTAGAGGGCTATTTTCAGTTTTACCAGCACCTAAAAAGGCAACGTCAAGTGCACTTCGAAGTGAAGAGCCAAGCAGGCAGGCAAAGTCCAGCATCTCATCCAGGGCCACTTCAGTCCAGGATGGCCCCGATTCGCAGCCTCAAAAGGGAGGCTTACTTTTCGACTTGCCCAAACCGAAGAAACGTACAGAGCCTGTCAAAATTACTATACCGAAGATCCAAAGAGAAAAT TCGGATTCCGATGACGACGAACCAAAAAGGAAAAGGTTATCACAACCACAG GGGTCTGGCACAGGCCTTTCCTCTCTCTTACCTCAGCCCAGGAACATGAGCGTGAAGGCGATGAACAGACCGCTGATACCCTACACACTCACCAAGGCCGTGGAACCTAAAGGTCTGAAGGCTGCAGCGCTGGCTAAGGGCTTTGGCTCCAGCGCCTCTCCATCGGCTATCAAGGCTGCTGCTAAGTCCGCGGCCCTGCAGCTCGCCAGGCAAATAGCCGCCGAGGACCATGACGAGGAGGATGTGGCCCCAGAAAACTACTTCTCCCTCGGGGAGAGTACGGTGTCGCTCCCCGTCGCAGCGGCCCCCATCCCAGACCTCGAATCCCGGGCCCCTATGGTTACCCTTCCCTTCGTGCCCAGTGTCGACGAAGACGGTCAATCGGACGCCCCCCTGGACTTTGGCTCCGGCCAAGAGGGGCCTGGGGCCTGGAGCGGCAACCCCCCAGAGTACCCACAGCCATCACCGGATCCTGGAGCTCCG GGTTTTTATAACCAGCCGTACTACCCAGAAGCAAACCCGGAACAAGCTGATGATGACGAGGACGATGATGAGCCGGGATCCTCGGAAATGTTTGATGAGGAGGCA TTCATGAGGCTTCAGGGGAAACGCAACCGGGGCAAAGAGGAAATAAAGTTTCTGGAGATTAAAGGCGATGACCAGTTGAGTGGCAACCAGCAGTGGATGACCAAGAACGTTACTGAGGAAAAACAAGAGCGCAAGTCCTTCAGCAAG AAAAAGGGAGACCAACCTACAGGACAGCAGAGACGAAAGCACCAGATTACATATCTTATTCATCAG GCAAAGGAACGGGAGCTGGAATTGAAGAATAACTGGGCCGAAAACAAGCTAACGCGCCGGCAGACCCAGGCAAAATATGGCTTCTAA
- the LOC115536229 gene encoding protein rapunzel: MADGAQVKKTVVKVLCCVEKVTSFASSVDPICGIISPLVGLLRKGLQEDEAHVLEKDFQALHCKMEDISAKNRQCLQKIRIDEVNETYGKYEEFIKHQYAAFGNMVARVKKEPDAADLHMSTFERIYERDKADMSLDVYYRGVMGKGSVFGRPLLLVYYEHCGRNRTVMEHRCSHLRLLFHMGLIALMAYTAVTEDDEEEVAQKWAKRVQEIQSKMEEVLSHCQEESPP; the protein is encoded by the coding sequence ATGGCGGACGGAGCTCAGGTGAAGAAGACGGTGGTCAAGGTGCTGTGCTGCGTGGAGAAGGTCACGTCCTTCGCCTCCTCCGTCGACCCCATCTGCGGCATCATCTCCCCCCTGGTGGGGCTGCTGCGCAAGGGCCTCCAGGAGGATGAGGCCCACGTCCTGGAAAAGGACTTCCAGGCGCTGCACTGCAAGATGGAGGACATCTCGGCCAAGAACCGGCAGTGCCTGCAGAAGATCCGGATCGACGAGGTCAACGAAACCTACGGCAAGTACGAGGAGTTCATCAAGCACCAGTACGCCGCCTTCGGCAACATGGTGGCCCGGGTGAAGAAAGAACCGGACGCCGCCGACCTCCACATGAGTACCTTCGAGAGGATCTACGAGCGGGACAAGGCGGACATGAGCCTGGACGTCTACTACCGTGGTGTGATGGGGAAGGGCTCCGTGTTCGGCCGGCCCCTCCTGCTGGTGTACTATGAGCACTGCGGACGCAACCGCACCGTGATGGAGCACCGCTGCTCCCACCTGCGCCTCCTCTTCCACATGGGCCTCATCGCGCTCATGGCCTACACGGCGGTGacggaggacgacgaggaggaggtggcccagAAGTGGGCCAAGAGGGTGCAGGAGATCCAGAGCAAGATGGAGGAGGTTCTGAGTCATTGCCAGGAGGAGAGCCCACCCTAG
- the LOC115536228 gene encoding protein rapunzel-like isoform X1, whose translation MHSAIVWCVDRPCRRKVTRRGKGKSPPHISRSQTTEQLSGREAGAMADIQKTVVKVLICVEKVTSFASSVDPICGIIFPLVRLLRKGLQEDEEAHALEKDFQALHCKIGSISAKNRQCLPQIRMDEVIETYVKHEEFIKHQYKAFGDMVTRVKKNPDAADQYMSTFKRTYEHDKADLGLKVHYDGVMGEGSVFAQPLLLVYLEHCGRDRTVMEHRCSDLRLLFHMGLIALMAYTAVTEDDEEEVAQKWKKRMEEIQSKMEEVLSQCKEASPP comes from the exons ATGCATTCTGCGATCGTTTGGTGCGTTGATCGTCCATGTCGTCGCAAGGTAACACGACGAGGTAAAGGAAAG TCTCCACCCCACATTTCTAGATCTCAAACTACAGAGCAGCTGAGCGGCCGTGAAGCAGGAGCCATGGCAGACATTCAGAAGACAGTGGTCAAGGTGCTGATCTGTGTGGAGAAGGTCACGTCCTTTGCCTCCTCCGTCGACCCCATCTGCGGCATCATCTTCCCCCTGGTGAGGCTGCTGCGCAAGGGCCtccaggaggacgaggaggcccACGCCCTGGAAAAGGACTTCCAGGCACTGCACTGCAAGATTGGGAGCATCTCGGCCAAGAACCGGCAGTGCCTGCCGCAGATCCGGATGGACGAGGTCATCGAAACCTACGTCAAGCACGAGGAGTTCATCAAGCACCAGTACAAGGCCTTCGGCGACATGGTGACCCGGGTGAAGAAGAACCCGGACGCCGCCGACCAATACATGAGCACCTTCAAGAGGACCTATGAGCATGACAAGGCGGACCTGGGCCTGAAGGTCCACTACGATGGTGTGATGGGGGAAGGCTCCGTGTTCGCCCAGCCCCTCCTGCTGGTGTACTTGGAGCACTGCGGACGCGACCGCACCGTGATGGAGCACCGCTGCTCCGACCTGCGCCTCCTCTTCCACATGGGCCTCATCGCGCTCATGGCCTACACGGCGGTGacggaggacgacgaggaggaggtggcccagAAGTGGAaaaagaggatggaggagatcCAGAGCAAGATGGAGGAGGTTCTGAGTCAATGCAAGGAGGCGAGCCCGCCCTAG
- the mrpl24 gene encoding large ribosomal subunit protein uL24m has product MRLTAFLSMAAKVVLPKDYRYGMSRPWTEAAKKRNPLGKKRRKVFIEPIASQDWSVFKGDTVEILAGKDKGKQGKVVQVIRKRNWVVLEGLNTHFRYIGKTWDYRGTYIASEAPLLLENVTLIDPTDRKPTPIEWKFTEEGEKVRVSSRTGRIIPKPISERCDGIVTQQWKDGPKDTSPDDTLEKTYVPSLKTLEEEVMERLGIQEQRRPRRSYWY; this is encoded by the exons ATGCGTCTTACAGCTTTTCTTTCGATGGCAGCCAAGGTTGTTTTGCCCAAGGACTATCGCTATGGAATGAGCAGGCCTTGGACAGAAGCAGCAAAAAAGCGTAATCCACTGGGCAAGAAGAGGAGAAAGGTGTTCATTGAACCAATAGCCTCTCAAGACTGGTCTGTTTTCAAAGGCGACACT GTTGAGATTCTAGCTGGTAAGGACAAAGGGAAGCAAGGAAAGGTGGTCCAAGTCATCCGAAAAAGAAACTGGGTTGTTCTGGAGGGGCTTAACACG CATTTCAGGTACATTGGAAAAACATGGGACTACCGTGGCACGTACATAGCCAGTGAGGCTCCGTTGTTGCTAGAAAACGTAACCCTGATCGACCCCACAGACAG GAAGCCAACGCCGATAGAATGGAAGTtcacagaggaaggagagaaggtgCGGGTTTCCTCCAGAACGGGTCGAATCATCCCCAAGCCCATCTCTGAGCGCTGCGATGGCATTGTGACGCAGCAGTGGAAAG ACGGGCCGAAAGACACCAGTCCGGACGACACTCTAGAGAAGACCTACGTGCCGTCATTGAaaaccctggaggaggaggtgatggagaggCTGGGTATCCAGGAGCAGCGTAGGCCCCGGCGGTCTTACTGGTACTGA
- the mrpl9 gene encoding large ribosomal subunit protein bL9m, producing the protein MWGSSRRVLQEVVTSHFRCFSQTPCKNTVVVERWWQVPLAKVGRAPRLHPRRHRIYRLVEDTKLVPKEKNMELILTQTVEKLGGRGDTVCVKKSVGRNKLLAQGLAVYSSPENKQMFAEEIRLLHEGKPEDRIQTRTGQLTVDLLKSSQLKINKWSSNEYTLTKEIACRQFARKMGVIVPLHALTLPEEPIKDVGEYWCEVTVNGIDTVRIPMSVLPYEDPSAREQKRLRQENAVSITMEASSETAAAALEASDVGTSPDVEPSAPPGTLLSEDKAGPPTENHPKDGL; encoded by the exons ATGTGGGGATCCAGCCGCCGTGTCCTTCAGGAGGTAGTGACATCTCATTTCAGGTGTTTCTCCCAGACACCATGCAAG AATACAGTTGTGGTGGAGCGTTGGTGGCAAGTCCCGCTGGCCAAAGTAGGTCGGGCCCCCAGACTCCATCCACGAAGACACAGGATTTACAGATTAGTGGAGGACACCAAACTAGTGCCGAAAGAGAAGAACATGGAGCTGATTCTGACACAAACGGTTGAAA AGCTTGGGGGGCGAGgagacacagtgtgtgtgaaaAAATCTGTTGGCAGAAATAAACTGCTGGCTCAAGGTCTCGCGGTTTATTCATCACCAGAAAACAAACAGATGTTCGCCGAGGAGATACGG CTTTTGCATGAAGGGAAGCCAGAGGATAGAATCCAAACACGCACAGGACAACTT acTGTGGACCTCCTGAAATCCTCACAGTTGAAGATTAATAAATGGTCCTCGAATGAGTATACACTCACCAAAGAGATTGCCTGCAGGCAATTTGCCCGGAAG ATGGGAGTTATTGTGCCCCTTCATGCGTTGACACTTCCAGAGGAGCCCATCAAGGATGTAGGAGAGTACTGGTGTGAGGTTACG GTGAATGGAATAGACACTGTGCGTATCCCAATGTCGGTTCTGCCCTACGAAGACCCATCTGCAAGGGAGCAGAAAAGGTTGAGGCAAGAAAATGCCGTTTCTATTACAATGGAGGCTAGTTCTGAAACGGCCGCTGCAGCGTTGGAAGCTTCTGACGTTGGGACCTCTCCTGATGTGGAGCCTTCTGCCCCTCCAGGGACCTTGCTTTCTGAAGACAAGGCAGGACCACCAACGGAAAACCACCCAAAAGATGGACTGTGA
- the LOC115536230 gene encoding protein rapunzel, with amino-acid sequence MADTRKTVVKVLICVEKVTSFASSVDPICGMIYPLVRFLRKGLQEDEEAHALEKDFQALHCKIGSISAKNGQCLPQIRMDEVYETYGKHEGFIKHQYKAFGEMVTGVKKNPDAADHHMSTFKGVYEHFKADLGLDIYYRGVMGEGSVFGRPLLLVYLEHCGHDRTVMEHRCSDLRLLFHMGLIALMAYTAVTEDDEEYVAQKWKKRMAEIQSKMEEVLSQCKEESPP; translated from the coding sequence ATGGCAGACACTCGGAAGACAGTGGTCAAGGTGCTGATCTGTGTGGAGAAGGTCACGTCCTTCGCCTCCTCCGTCGACCCCATCTGCGGCATGATCTACCCCCTGGTGAGGTTTCTGCGCAAGGGCCtccaggaggacgaggaggcccACGCCCTGGAAAAGGACTTCCAGGCACTGCACTGCAAGATTGGGAGCATCTCGGCCAAGAACGGGCAGTGCCTGCCGCAGATCCGGATGGACGAGGTCTACGAAACCTACGGCAAGCACGAGGGGTTCATCAAGCACCAGTACAAGGCCTTCGGCGAGATGGTGACCGGGGTGAAGAAGAACCCGGACGCCGCCGACCACCACATGAGCACCTTCAAAGGGGTCTATGAGCATTTCAAGGCAGACCTGGGCCTGGACATCTACTACCGTGGTGTGATGGGGGAAGGCTCCGTGTTCGGCCGGCCCCTCCTGCTGGTGTACTTGGAGCACTGCGGACACGACCGCACCGTGATGGAGCACCGCTGCTCCGACCTGCGCCTCCTCTTCCACATGGGCCTCATCGCGCTCATGGCCTACACGGCGGTGacggaggacgacgaggagtaTGTGGCCCAGAAGTGGAAAAAGAGGATGGCGGAGATCCAGAGCAagatggaggaggtgctgaGTCAATGCAAGGAGGAGAGCCCGCCCTAG